One region of Micromonospora ureilytica genomic DNA includes:
- a CDS encoding EboA domain-containing protein: MTPDSLRAALGGVPDPDWLDTALRRVTAEPTAIARLFPAVGRRCGRAALPDAPGWTADDAARVLLLTSLPGDHAAYAERLYEHGDAAERRAVLRALPLLPIGADAVPLLHDAIRTNDTRLVAAALGPYARHLDPAAWRQAVLKCVFSGVPLANVADLDTRADGELAAMLAALAAERHAAGRELPADATDLLDRLTAALPREA; this comes from the coding sequence ATGACACCGGATTCACTACGGGCCGCGCTGGGAGGCGTACCCGATCCCGATTGGCTGGACACGGCGCTGCGCCGGGTCACGGCCGAGCCCACCGCGATCGCCCGGCTCTTCCCCGCCGTCGGCCGCCGCTGCGGTCGAGCCGCGCTGCCCGACGCCCCCGGCTGGACCGCCGACGACGCGGCCCGGGTGCTGCTGCTCACCAGCCTGCCCGGCGACCACGCGGCGTACGCCGAGCGCCTCTACGAGCACGGTGACGCGGCCGAGCGACGAGCCGTGCTGCGGGCCCTGCCGCTGCTGCCGATCGGCGCCGACGCGGTTCCGTTGCTGCACGACGCGATCCGGACCAACGACACCCGGCTGGTCGCCGCCGCGCTCGGCCCGTACGCGCGGCACCTCGACCCGGCCGCCTGGCGTCAGGCGGTGCTCAAGTGCGTGTTCAGCGGCGTCCCCCTGGCCAACGTCGCCGACCTGGACACCCGGGCCGACGGGGAACTGGCCGCGATGCTGGCCGCGCTGGCCGCCGAACGGCACGCCGCCGGCCGGGAGTTGCCCGCCGACGCCACCGACCTGCTCGACCGGCTCACCGCCGCACTGCCCCGGGAGGCGTGA
- a CDS encoding sugar phosphate isomerase/epimerase family protein, whose translation MSVPEPRPGASAADATTLRLGYGTNGFANHRLNDALAVIADLGYDGVALTLDHDHLDPFAPGLTRRVAAVGQRLESLGLAVVIETGARYLLDPWQKHAPTLLHDDPTRRIEFLRRAVRIGADLGAEAVSFWAGVRPEAVSQQCAWDRLVAGCATVVDAADTAGVTVGFEPEPGMLVQDIADWRRLHAALDNPARFGITLDIGHCRCLEPWPVPQCVAEVADHLVNVQIDDMRRGVHEHLEFGVGEIDFPPVLAALRDAGYRGLVAVELPRDSHAAPAVAARSIEFLKAAAATDSHPAHTLCSAPAEATPAEEAPVHM comes from the coding sequence ATGAGCGTCCCCGAGCCCCGGCCCGGCGCGTCGGCCGCCGACGCCACGACGCTGCGACTCGGCTACGGCACGAACGGCTTCGCCAACCACCGGCTCAACGACGCGCTCGCCGTCATCGCCGATCTCGGCTACGACGGGGTGGCGCTCACCCTGGACCACGACCACCTGGACCCGTTCGCGCCCGGGCTCACCCGCCGGGTCGCCGCGGTCGGTCAACGGTTGGAGTCGCTGGGCCTGGCGGTGGTCATCGAGACCGGGGCCCGCTACCTGCTCGACCCGTGGCAGAAGCACGCCCCCACGTTGCTGCACGACGACCCGACCCGGCGCATCGAGTTCCTGCGCCGGGCCGTGCGGATCGGCGCCGACCTGGGCGCGGAGGCGGTGTCGTTCTGGGCCGGTGTCCGACCCGAGGCGGTGTCCCAGCAGTGCGCGTGGGACCGGCTGGTGGCCGGGTGCGCCACAGTGGTCGACGCGGCCGACACCGCCGGCGTCACAGTCGGCTTCGAACCGGAACCGGGCATGTTGGTGCAGGACATCGCCGACTGGCGTCGGCTGCACGCCGCGCTCGACAACCCGGCCCGCTTCGGCATCACCCTCGACATCGGCCACTGCCGGTGCCTGGAACCGTGGCCGGTGCCGCAGTGCGTCGCCGAGGTGGCCGACCACCTGGTCAACGTGCAGATCGACGACATGCGCCGGGGCGTGCACGAGCACCTGGAGTTCGGTGTCGGCGAGATCGACTTTCCGCCGGTGCTGGCCGCGCTGCGCGACGCCGGCTACCGGGGGCTGGTCGCTGTGGAGCTGCCCCGCGACTCGCACGCCGCGCCCGCCGTGGCCGCCCGGTCCATCGAGTTCCTGAAGGCCGCCGCGGCCACCGACAGCCACCCCGCCCACACCCTTTGCTCTGCACCCGCCGAGGCGACACCCGCCGAAGAGGCCCCGGTGCATATGTAG